The following is a genomic window from Deltaproteobacteria bacterium.
AGGATGCACAACGATAAAAAGGAGTACCGAATGACATATCTCGGACAAGCCATAGAGAAGGGCTACGCCACTATCTCCGGCGAAGGGACAAAGCAGCGGATCACCTATGTTGCGGTTAACCATTCCGAGCGCTTCTCTGCCCCCGAGGAGCAAGTTCGCACCGAATACTGGGCCGAGCTCATCTTCCGCTACGGCTACGAACCCGCCCGCATCGGGGTCGAGGTCACCGTCCCCGACCGCACGCCCAAGGACGCCGCCGATCTTGTCGTCTTCCTCGACGACGCCCGCACTCGCCCCTTCGCGGTCATCGAGTGCAAGCGCGACGGCGTCACATAGGCAAATTCAGTATTGAAATTAGGGATGATCACCAACGTGAGACTTACTTAATGGATACACTCGAAAGCGTCCCGTCATCATCAAAAAAGAACACCTCTGCGCCCTTTGTTCCCTCTTTTAGCCAACCTCCGGTGTTATACGCCCAAACCTCTGGGACACCAAGGTCGGGTAATTCGCTTTTCTTGATTTTAAAGGGATTATCGATAGGAATAGGTTCGTGGGTATGGCCAAAAATCATTTTCTTCGGAGGATCGATCCCAAAATCTTCCTTCGCCCGAAGGCATGAGGCCGCGTAGAATCTCAAAAACCTTCTTTTGATGGAATCCTCGTCCAGAAATTGTTGGTTATATCTCGAATCCTTAATCTCCGTGGCCATTTTTCTGAGAATAGATTTGAGGAATAGTCTCGGAAGCAGGTAACCAAAACGTCTCGCATACCATGGGAAATCAACCAATTTATCCAATTTAGGGATGACGTTGCGAAGCGTTTTTTCCAATCTTGTTGTACGACCTTTTTTTGCTTGCACTTGTATTTCGTAAAAAAGCTGCGAGACCGACCCCGCCTGGCCAACCCCCGTGCAAATCATTGATGTTATCGGGATATTGTACTCTTCAAGTTCATGCATATTTGGATTCTTTGCTATTCCAGGTTCTCCACCCAGTAACTCCGAAAGAAGTACCCATGCCATGTCCAACAGTCAGCATAAAGGAGGAGAGACCATGAGCCAGAAGAGTGAACTTAGGGATGGGATGAGGATTGACTGGGATGTTCCGATCCCCATGGACGATGGCTTGGTGCTTCGAGCCGACATTTACCGTCCGCCTTTTGTGCATCAAGTCCTTCGTCAACGAGATGAGAGGATGCGGCCCGTTCCTCCATAACGATCCCGATGACCGACCCGAAGCCCTATTTGGCGGGAGGAACACCCTTTTCGCAGGCGGCAGAAACCCATCCTTTGTGCTCGTGCCGATCATTCCCAAGAGGAGCGGGAAAGCTCTTTTTTTCCGTTGACAAAGCATTTCAGGCATACTATGAATGGATGCGAATTGGTCAAACCATTTGATCAGTCGATCACTGGGAGGAAGCTTTCCCTTAATGCTTCTTCTGATGTGGGACATGCTGGCCAATCTCATGCGCAAAAGCCAGAACAAGATCTATCGCATCTCCTGGACACCCAAAAAAGCCCTCCACGCCCACAAAATGATTTATCTCGCCTTGAAAGCAAAGGATCCTGGGAGAGCGGTGGAGGCCATGAAACAACATATGCTGGATGAGGAGAAGGCCCTCTTGGTCGCTCTGGAAAAAGGAAAAGACTGAACCCGTTGTCTCCCCTTTTCCGGGGAGAGAGGACGGTTTCAGAGTTTTCATTAACTCAAAAGGAGGAAAGGATTATGGTAAAGGATCTATCATTTATTGGTCGACCCCATGAGTATGATCCCCGAAGGGTATACTCTCTGACGGGTGCGGATTGGCAGGAGAGGGTCAATTTTGACCGGCTCCGCAAGGAACGACTGGCCCGAGCCAAGGAGCAGATGGAGATCCACGATCTGGGAGCCCTGGTGGTTTATGACGGAGCGAACGTCCGTTATCTGACGAGCTCTTTCCAGGGAAACTGGAAGTACAACATCTTCATCCGTTACGCCGTCCTTCCCCGAGGCGGAGAACCCATTTTATTTGAGACGGCCGGTTCCGACCTGGAATGCGCGAAAATCGATCTGCCGTGGATGGAGGGAAGGATTCGTCCGGCCATCACCTGGAAGTGGTCCGAGGGAGCCGTGGAATATATGGTAGATCGAATGGTGGACAGCGTTGTCGAAGTTCTTCGAGAACATAAGGTGGAGAAGGAGAAGATCGGAATCGATTCTCTCGACATGGCTTCTCTGGCTGCTTTTCAGAAAAAGAAGATCAACGTCGTCAATGCCTGGCCGGCCATGTCGGCTGCCCGGGTCGTCAAGATCCCGGATGAAATTGAACTTCTGAAACAGTCTGCGGCCATTGCGGATGCCTGCATGTACAAAGCTCGTTATGAATGGGCTAAACCGGGAATCACCGAAAGAGAACTTTCCGGGAAGATGATCGAGTACATGTATTCCAAGGGGTGTGAAATCGTTTACGAAATCATCGTTGCTTCCGGTGGAAATACGAGTCCCTATCGCCGCTGGCCGACCGACAAGATCATTCGCCAGGGTGACCTCGTGATCATCGACAACAACACCGTCGGGCCTTCCGGGTATTTCGTGGACTACGTGCGCTGCTTCAAGGTGGAAGCCAAGCCCACCCCGAAAGAGAAAGACCTCTACAAGGAGTGCTACGGTTCTCTCATGGCCGCGATCGAAATGATGAAGCCCGGCAATACGAGTCGGGACGTGGCCGAAAAATTCCCGGTCTATGATGACGACAAGTACGGGACGGTTACGCTTCAACAGTTTGCCCACTCCATCGGTCTAACGCTCTATGAGGGGATGTGGATTTCGCGGGCCTATTCCCTGAAGTACCCCGCCGAGATTAAGACCAACATGTACTTTGCAGTAGAGACCTTTGCCGGACATCCGTTGCTGGAACAAACGGTCCGGTTGGAATGCGATATACTGATTACCGATAAGGGGCACGAGTTCTTCACCCTCTTTCCCTTCGAAGAGGAGATGCTGAAGTGAGCCCGTCAAGAAAAACGATATCAGCGCCAAATCGACTCCAAGCCAGCCGGATCACTGCCCTCGCCGTAAGGGCAGGCCGGTTGGCCAAGAGAACCGGGAAGCCATTACAGGAGGTCGTCCTATGAAAGCAGATCTGGCCATCATCAACGGACTTCTGGTCGACTCCCAAAGTATCTACCCGGGTGTCCTCTATATCCGCGAGGGAAAGATCGTCGGGATCACCCAATCTCTGGAAAATCACCCTCCAAAAGTGATCGATGCCCATGGCCTTTACATCCTTCCGGGAGCGATTGATGGACATGTCCATATGATGGATCCAGGCTATACCGACCGGGAGGATTTCACAACCGGAACCAGAGCAGCCGCCAGAGGAGGGGTCACCACCGTGATCGATCACCATCGCACAGAGCCCCAGGTGTTTGGTACAAAGGAGTTATTGGGTAAGAAGGAGTATTTAAAGACGCGTTCTATCGTCGACTTCGGTTTATTGGCCGGTTTGAGCCTGACCAATCTAAAAAATCTGAAGGGTCTGTGGGAGGCGGGGGCATTAGGCTTCAAGGGTTTTACCTGCGAATTGCACGAAGCGGACGCCCTCCTCAGCGGCAACCTGATGGAGATCCTCGACGAAATCCGCCCATTCAACGGAATCGCCCTCTTTCACTGTGAAGACGATTCACTCTTGAAGAAGAAAGAAGAACAGTTGCGGAAACAGGGCCGGAAAGACCCTTTGAGCGTTGCGGAGTGGCGGTCACCTGAAGCAGAGGAGCTGGCTGTCCGAACTTTGCTTTATGCTGCAAGGAAGACGGGAGCACGTGTTGCTGTTGCCCACACCAGCCTTCCTTCTCTCGTTCTCGAACTGGCTGCAGCGAGGGCTCAGGGGATTTCCATTTACACGGAAACATGCGCCCAATACCTTTACCTCACCGAGGAGGACTTGAAGGCCAAAGGACCGTTTGCCAAGTTCACCCCACCCCCGCGGAAAAAAGAAGAGGTGGAGAAGATGTGGTGGTGCGCTGCCAACGGACTCATCGACATGGTGAACTCCGATCATTGTCCCTATCCCTATGGAGACAAGGAAGCAGGGGTGCAAGATATCTGGCTGGCTCCCTTCGGGATCCCCGGGGTGGAGACGGCGACCTTGATTTTGCTCGATTTGGTTTCCCGGAAACTCCTGACGCTCCAGCAGGTTGCTTATCTCCGCAGCGAAAGACCGGCAATGATTTACGGGCTGACCGGACAAAAGGGGTCGTTACGAGTGGGTTGCGATGCCGATCTGATTTTGGTTGACCTAAAGCGGAAAGTGGTATTCGATAATGCCAAGGTTGTTTCCAAATGCGGCTGGACACCCTATCACGGCAGAGAAGTGACCGGAGATGTAGTCCTGACCCTGGTGCGGGGAAAGATCGTCATGGAGGAAGGAAAGGTCATTGGAGAACCCGGTTGGGGGAGA
Proteins encoded in this region:
- a CDS encoding type I restriction enzyme HsdR N-terminal domain-containing protein; translated protein: MTYLGQAIEKGYATISGEGTKQRITYVAVNHSERFSAPEEQVRTEYWAELIFRYGYEPARIGVEVTVPDRTPKDAADLVVFLDDARTRPFAVIECKRDGVT
- a CDS encoding FCD domain-containing protein; this encodes MLLLMWDMLANLMRKSQNKIYRISWTPKKALHAHKMIYLALKAKDPGRAVEAMKQHMLDEEKALLVALEKGKD
- a CDS encoding Xaa-Pro peptidase family protein produces the protein MVKDLSFIGRPHEYDPRRVYSLTGADWQERVNFDRLRKERLARAKEQMEIHDLGALVVYDGANVRYLTSSFQGNWKYNIFIRYAVLPRGGEPILFETAGSDLECAKIDLPWMEGRIRPAITWKWSEGAVEYMVDRMVDSVVEVLREHKVEKEKIGIDSLDMASLAAFQKKKINVVNAWPAMSAARVVKIPDEIELLKQSAAIADACMYKARYEWAKPGITERELSGKMIEYMYSKGCEIVYEIIVASGGNTSPYRRWPTDKIIRQGDLVIIDNNTVGPSGYFVDYVRCFKVEAKPTPKEKDLYKECYGSLMAAIEMMKPGNTSRDVAEKFPVYDDDKYGTVTLQQFAHSIGLTLYEGMWISRAYSLKYPAEIKTNMYFAVETFAGHPLLEQTVRLECDILITDKGHEFFTLFPFEEEMLK
- a CDS encoding amidohydrolase family protein, whose protein sequence is MKADLAIINGLLVDSQSIYPGVLYIREGKIVGITQSLENHPPKVIDAHGLYILPGAIDGHVHMMDPGYTDREDFTTGTRAAARGGVTTVIDHHRTEPQVFGTKELLGKKEYLKTRSIVDFGLLAGLSLTNLKNLKGLWEAGALGFKGFTCELHEADALLSGNLMEILDEIRPFNGIALFHCEDDSLLKKKEEQLRKQGRKDPLSVAEWRSPEAEELAVRTLLYAARKTGARVAVAHTSLPSLVLELAAARAQGISIYTETCAQYLYLTEEDLKAKGPFAKFTPPPRKKEEVEKMWWCAANGLIDMVNSDHCPYPYGDKEAGVQDIWLAPFGIPGVETATLILLDLVSRKLLTLQQVAYLRSERPAMIYGLTGQKGSLRVGCDADLILVDLKRKVVFDNAKVVSKCGWTPYHGREVTGDVVLTLVRGKIVMEEGKVIGEPGWGRFVTRKNNFPNE